In one Mastacembelus armatus chromosome 19, fMasArm1.2, whole genome shotgun sequence genomic region, the following are encoded:
- the LOC113135229 gene encoding microfibril-associated glycoprotein 4-like has protein sequence MMLRVVLAVLLPAAAYQSPLPTDCSDVYKAGSGRDGVYTIYPAGPTSPVQVYCDMSRDDVDNSAEKWTIIQRRQDGTVNFYMKWDHYKTGFGSAAGEYWLGLETMHLMTQAKSYELRVDMEDFEGQKVYAQYSSFSVGPESEGYTLNLGNFIKGAAGDSLKIHNGQKFTTTDRDQDTHSSNCARLVYGGFWFAACFGANPNGIYTWGPSPRAAGVQWNSFKGLEYSLKTMIMKIRPITE, from the exons ATGATG CTCAGAGTTGTGCTAGCAGTGCTGCTGCCAGCAGCAGCCTACCAGTCCCCTCTGCCCACAGACTGCAGTGACGTCTACAAAGCCGGGTCAGGCAGGGACGGCGTGTACACCATCTACCCTGCAGGACCCACCTCTCCTGTGCAGGTTTATTGTGACATGAGCAGAGATGATGTTGATAATTCTGCAGAAAAGTGGACG ATCATTCAGAGGAGACAAGATGGCACAGTGAACTTCTACATGAAGTGGGATCACTACAAAACTGGATTTGGCAGTGCTGCTGGAGAATACTGGCTGG GCCTGGAAACAATGCACCTCATGACCCAGGCCAAGAGCTACGAGCTGAGGGTGGACATGGAAGACTTTGAGGGCCAGAAAGTCTATGCCCAGTACTCTTCCTTCTCTGTTGGTCCAGAGTCAGAGGGATACACCCTAAACCTGGGAAATTTCATCAAGGGAGCAGCAG GAGACTCTCTAAAAATTCACAATGGACAGAAATTCACCACCACTGACAGAGATCAAGATACACATTCTTCAAACTGTGCCAGGTTGGTCTATGGAGGATTCTGGTTTGCAGCGTGTTTTGGTGCGAACCCAAATGGGATCTACACCTGGGGACCTTCACCCCGCGCAGCTGGTGTGCAGTGGAACTCATTCAAAGGGCTCGAATATTCCCTAAAAACCATGATAATGAAGATCAGACCCAttactgaataa